Proteins found in one Luteimonas chenhongjianii genomic segment:
- a CDS encoding SUF system Fe-S cluster assembly regulator → MLRVTKLTDYATVVLTVLAARPQAVMSATELAEHSGLEAPTVSKLLKPLAQAGLVEGFRGATGGYRLARDAARITLVEIVEAMEGPLAITECSLHDGHCGISEQCGVSGNWRRINDVVADALRAVTLAQMLDESSRPHSISTAGGAKRIDARLART, encoded by the coding sequence GTGCTTCGCGTCACCAAACTCACCGACTACGCAACCGTCGTACTGACCGTGCTCGCCGCCCGCCCGCAGGCGGTGATGAGTGCGACCGAGCTTGCCGAACATTCGGGACTCGAGGCGCCGACGGTCAGCAAGCTGCTCAAACCGCTGGCACAAGCCGGCCTGGTCGAGGGCTTCCGCGGCGCCACCGGCGGTTACCGGCTCGCCCGCGATGCCGCCCGCATCACGCTCGTCGAGATCGTCGAGGCCATGGAAGGGCCACTGGCGATCACCGAGTGCAGCCTCCACGACGGCCATTGCGGCATTTCCGAGCAGTGCGGCGTCAGCGGCAACTGGCGACGCATCAACGACGTGGTGGCCGATGCGCTGCGCGCCGTGACCCTGGCGCAGATGCTCGACGAATCATCGCGTCCGCACTCCATTTCCACCGCCGGCGGGGCCAAGCGCATCGACGCCCGCCTCGCCCGCACCTAG
- a CDS encoding DUF1439 domain-containing protein: MRRPYRFTAISLLILATAACTSLGVVSAWLNDQVAFSAPQLQRQLDTRFPRTFATLGGLVQVTLDDPRLSIPRGEHRLRLDFDVAIGGLADGGPGHLALASGLRYDAATRSLHLQDPELLEFDLPGANRWLSGGARGVVNSLLAEYARNEPVYRLDDDLLAKLPTGKHIGDVEIIDGRVVVRLER; this comes from the coding sequence ATGCGTCGTCCATACCGTTTCACCGCCATATCGCTGCTGATCCTGGCGACCGCCGCCTGCACCTCGCTGGGCGTAGTTTCGGCCTGGCTCAACGACCAGGTCGCGTTCAGCGCCCCGCAGCTGCAACGCCAACTCGATACGCGTTTTCCCCGGACCTTCGCCACGCTTGGCGGACTGGTCCAGGTCACGCTCGACGACCCGCGGCTGTCGATCCCGCGCGGCGAGCACCGGCTGCGCCTGGATTTCGATGTCGCCATCGGCGGCCTCGCCGATGGCGGTCCCGGCCACCTTGCCCTGGCAAGCGGCCTGCGCTACGACGCGGCAACGCGCAGCCTGCACCTGCAGGATCCCGAGCTGCTCGAGTTCGATCTGCCCGGCGCCAACCGGTGGTTGAGCGGCGGTGCGCGTGGCGTGGTCAACAGCCTGCTGGCGGAATACGCGCGCAATGAGCCGGTCTACCGGCTGGACGACGATCTGCTGGCGAAGCTGCCGACAGGCAAGCACATCGGCGATGTCGAGATCATCGACGGCCGCGTGGTGGTGCGCCTTGAGCGCTGA
- the sufB gene encoding Fe-S cluster assembly protein SufB encodes MATDIIEAPASNREIHEQLGRRYDAGFVTDIESDSFPPGLDEDVVRALSAKKEEPQWMTDWRVAAYRHWLTMPVPHWAKLSIAPIDFQSVSYYSAPKAKYASLDDVPKELLDTYDKLGVPLHERARLAGVAVDAVFDSVSVGTTFKKELAEKGIIFCSMSEAIQEHPDLVKQYLGSVVPVGDNYFAALNSAVFSDGSFVFIPKGVRCPMELSTYFRINAGHTGQFERTLVICEDKAYVSYLEGCTAPMRDENQLHAAVVELVALEDAEIKYSTVQNWYPGDENGKGGIYNFVTKRAECRGDRSKVVWAQVETGSAITWKYPSCVLLGDDSSGEFHSVALTHHRQQADTGTKMIHVGKRTKSKIVSKGISAGRGQNTYRGLVRIGAGAEGARNYTQCDSLLIGKECGAHTFPYIEVKHPGATVEHEATTSKISDDQMFYCRARGISEEDAVSLIVDGFCKQVFRELPMEFAVEAKKLLDVSLEGSVG; translated from the coding sequence ATGGCCACCGACATCATCGAAGCACCTGCAAGCAACCGCGAAATCCACGAGCAGCTCGGCCGTCGCTACGACGCCGGCTTCGTCACCGACATCGAGTCCGACAGCTTCCCGCCCGGCCTCGACGAGGACGTCGTCCGCGCTCTTTCGGCGAAGAAGGAAGAGCCGCAGTGGATGACCGACTGGCGCGTCGCCGCGTACCGGCACTGGCTGACCATGCCGGTCCCGCACTGGGCGAAGCTCTCGATCGCGCCGATCGATTTCCAGTCGGTCAGCTACTACTCCGCGCCCAAGGCCAAGTACGCCTCGCTCGACGACGTGCCCAAGGAGCTGCTCGACACGTACGACAAACTGGGCGTACCGCTGCACGAACGTGCGCGGCTGGCCGGGGTCGCGGTGGACGCGGTGTTCGACTCGGTCTCCGTCGGCACCACCTTCAAGAAGGAGCTGGCCGAGAAGGGCATCATCTTCTGCTCGATGTCCGAGGCGATCCAGGAACACCCAGACCTCGTCAAGCAGTACCTCGGCAGCGTGGTGCCGGTGGGCGACAACTACTTCGCCGCGCTCAACTCGGCGGTGTTCTCCGACGGCAGCTTCGTGTTCATTCCCAAGGGCGTGCGCTGCCCGATGGAACTGTCCACCTATTTCCGCATCAACGCCGGCCACACCGGCCAGTTCGAACGCACGCTGGTGATCTGCGAGGACAAGGCCTATGTGTCCTACCTCGAAGGCTGCACCGCGCCGATGCGCGACGAGAACCAGCTGCATGCGGCGGTCGTCGAGCTGGTCGCGCTGGAAGACGCCGAGATCAAGTATTCGACGGTGCAGAACTGGTACCCGGGCGACGAAAACGGCAAAGGCGGCATCTACAACTTCGTGACCAAGCGCGCGGAGTGCCGTGGCGATCGCAGCAAGGTGGTCTGGGCCCAGGTCGAGACCGGTTCGGCGATCACCTGGAAGTATCCGTCCTGCGTGCTGCTGGGTGACGACTCCTCGGGCGAATTCCATTCGGTCGCGCTGACCCACCACCGCCAACAGGCCGACACCGGCACCAAGATGATCCACGTCGGCAAGCGCACCAAGTCGAAGATCGTCAGCAAGGGCATCAGCGCCGGTCGTGGCCAGAACACCTATCGCGGCCTGGTCCGGATCGGCGCCGGCGCCGAAGGCGCGCGCAACTACACCCAGTGCGATTCGCTGCTGATCGGCAAGGAGTGCGGCGCGCACACCTTCCCCTACATCGAGGTCAAGCATCCCGGTGCAACGGTGGAGCACGAAGCCACGACGTCGAAGATCAGCGACGACCAGATGTTCTACTGCCGCGCACGTGGCATCAGCGAGGAAGACGCGGTCAGCCTGATCGTCGACGGCTTCTGCAAGCAGGTGTTCCGCGAACTGCCGATGGAATTCGCGGTCGAGGCCAAGAAGCTGCTCGACGTGTCGCTGGAAGGCTCGGTCGGCTGA
- a CDS encoding cellulose biosynthesis cyclic di-GMP-binding regulatory protein BcsB → MRLWVLCLLALLFVGLLIAVEQSGVFDRVMGRNAQVTVPVFGDYQRGSLSFQDDNDGGKDVFVAQVHPDAPLILSGFPSYASEQFQLPSDSRPLSGTYNLAFMSDAVPGAEGALRVTINGIKRADTVLQHGPARQRVQVELTPTELAAGELDVRLALVGHGPMAECTPNEALAAVVTILPETGLRLALDKPASTTADRLALWGDLIPVKWGADEKAGDSVTLITAARLVQRGYGIYFGDSGYAGQQLVDLEKAAAGRPLRLPELRYPISLASAGENAGARRFDRETTWRYRYDVSQLPNGELPSALDLRMLMGPIGETRTALFVTLNDHLLLTRTLSDVDQRLDTSVALPAADHAERNELAITLTAHERDELRCGSRRLIAAEMLPDTVLVGGGERVVTPLAQLAALLHANMPVALGSGPLSAPQAQTSALLLGQMNPTSISFSPTQPGSTIEVLSGDLSAALAQVRPAGQQWLVYFPGDEREGAVVERFSPQAGAARAAVALLVTLNRPAEVAAPAAGATGAPRATADAAR, encoded by the coding sequence ATGAGACTGTGGGTTTTGTGCCTGCTGGCACTTCTCTTCGTCGGCTTGCTCATCGCGGTGGAGCAGAGCGGGGTTTTCGATCGCGTCATGGGGCGAAACGCTCAGGTCACCGTTCCGGTGTTCGGTGACTACCAGCGCGGCTCCCTTTCATTCCAGGATGACAACGATGGCGGGAAGGACGTATTCGTCGCGCAAGTCCATCCCGACGCACCCCTGATTCTCTCCGGATTCCCGTCCTACGCGAGCGAGCAATTCCAGTTGCCCAGCGACAGCCGGCCACTGAGCGGCACGTACAACCTCGCCTTCATGTCGGACGCGGTTCCGGGGGCCGAAGGCGCGCTGCGCGTCACCATCAACGGCATCAAGCGCGCGGACACCGTGCTCCAGCACGGGCCGGCCCGCCAACGCGTCCAGGTGGAGCTCACCCCGACCGAACTGGCGGCTGGCGAGCTCGATGTGCGGCTTGCGCTCGTCGGCCATGGACCGATGGCGGAATGCACGCCGAACGAAGCGCTGGCTGCGGTCGTCACCATCCTGCCGGAGACCGGCCTGCGACTGGCGCTCGACAAGCCAGCCTCGACGACGGCCGACCGGCTGGCGCTCTGGGGTGACCTGATCCCGGTGAAATGGGGCGCCGACGAGAAAGCCGGCGACTCCGTCACGCTGATCACTGCGGCACGCCTCGTCCAAAGAGGCTATGGCATCTATTTCGGAGACAGCGGCTATGCCGGCCAGCAACTGGTCGACCTGGAGAAAGCCGCGGCCGGCCGTCCGTTGCGCTTGCCAGAGCTGCGCTACCCCATCAGCCTCGCCTCGGCGGGTGAGAATGCCGGGGCCCGTCGCTTCGACCGCGAGACCACCTGGCGCTACCGCTATGACGTGTCGCAGCTGCCGAACGGAGAATTGCCGTCGGCCCTTGACCTGCGCATGTTGATGGGGCCGATAGGCGAGACCCGCACCGCCTTGTTCGTCACGTTGAACGACCATCTGTTGCTCACGCGCACCCTGAGCGACGTGGACCAGCGCCTTGACACCTCGGTTGCATTGCCGGCCGCCGATCACGCCGAACGCAATGAACTGGCCATCACCTTGACGGCGCATGAGCGGGACGAGCTACGTTGCGGCTCGCGTCGCCTGATCGCAGCGGAGATGCTGCCCGACACGGTGCTCGTTGGCGGGGGTGAGCGCGTTGTTACCCCGCTTGCACAGTTGGCGGCACTGCTGCACGCCAACATGCCGGTCGCGCTCGGTAGCGGTCCGCTCAGCGCGCCGCAGGCGCAGACCTCGGCCCTGCTGCTGGGGCAGATGAACCCGACGTCGATTTCCTTCTCTCCCACACAGCCAGGTTCCACGATCGAGGTGCTGAGCGGAGACCTGTCGGCGGCGCTGGCTCAGGTTCGCCCGGCTGGACAGCAATGGCTGGTCTACTTTCCTGGCGACGAGCGCGAGGGAGCGGTCGTGGAGCGGTTCTCGCCACAGGCCGGTGCGGCCAGGGCAGCTGTCGCTCTGCTGGTGACTCTCAATCGGCCGGCCGAGGTGGCCGCGCCGGCGGCGGGTGCAACCGGCGCGCCCCGCGCCACTGCCGATGCTGCACGCTAA
- a CDS encoding outer membrane beta-barrel protein: protein MKRIALAATLASAVALQSAWAQEDRVWVDGELSYGLDVVPPDVVDTSPEQDRIRSGFDGEIGVNYDLGPAIVRASAGARIFPSESDYNRYPLAIAARYDVPLTSDNRTRLRFQPSYEYVFGNDGRVFDRPRLDTQLIHRHNPEHTTTLRLRYGYRNQTERRFSGYDQSEWLGEVRHFWRPNGGPTRITGSLLGLRADADDDRFSYNGYGAQLIARTDLRDDLQAYGRVYFAHRDYKAPFSSLYPYDRSDNTLRVTAGLEKRLNERFSLFGEAGYARNNSNVPTRQYDGFVGRIGIILR, encoded by the coding sequence ATGAAAAGGATCGCGCTCGCGGCGACTCTCGCCTCTGCAGTGGCGCTGCAATCTGCCTGGGCTCAGGAGGACCGCGTTTGGGTCGACGGCGAGCTGTCCTACGGCCTTGACGTGGTGCCACCGGATGTCGTCGACACTTCACCGGAGCAGGATCGCATCCGATCTGGCTTCGATGGGGAGATCGGCGTGAACTACGACCTCGGGCCCGCGATCGTGCGCGCATCGGCCGGGGCCCGCATCTTCCCCTCGGAGTCGGATTACAACCGCTACCCGCTTGCCATCGCGGCCCGCTACGACGTGCCGCTGACCTCTGACAACAGGACCAGGCTGCGATTTCAGCCGAGCTACGAATATGTGTTCGGAAATGATGGGCGGGTATTCGATCGGCCGCGGCTGGATACGCAACTCATCCACCGCCACAATCCGGAGCACACCACGACGCTGCGTTTGCGTTACGGCTATCGCAACCAGACCGAGCGACGCTTCAGCGGATACGACCAGAGCGAGTGGCTGGGTGAAGTTCGCCACTTCTGGCGTCCCAACGGCGGCCCCACGAGGATCACGGGTTCGCTCCTGGGCCTGCGCGCGGATGCCGACGACGATCGTTTCAGCTACAACGGCTATGGCGCCCAGCTGATCGCGCGCACCGACCTGCGTGACGATCTGCAAGCCTATGGTCGCGTCTACTTCGCGCATCGGGACTACAAAGCCCCGTTCTCATCCCTCTATCCGTACGATCGCAGCGACAACACATTGCGCGTCACCGCCGGTCTCGAGAAGCGACTGAACGAGCGCTTCAGTCTTTTTGGCGAGGCTGGATACGCCCGGAACAACTCGAACGTGCCGACGCGCCAGTACGACGGGTTCGTCGGGCGCATCGGCATCATCCTGCGCTAG
- a CDS encoding SET domain-containing protein, with the protein MPNKSKSKSKPPKKIEARLSSIHGNGVFATGAFAKGERIIRYKGFLRTHDDVDEEYGDVDEDGHTFLFTLNDEYVIDANVKANVARWINHSCEPNCEAVVEEDAKGRRDRDKVFIEAIRDIAPGEELTYNYGITLAERHTPKLKKLWGCRCGSKTCTGTMLQPKK; encoded by the coding sequence ATGCCGAACAAGTCCAAGTCCAAGTCCAAGCCGCCGAAGAAGATCGAGGCGCGCCTCTCCAGCATCCATGGCAATGGTGTGTTTGCGACGGGAGCCTTCGCCAAGGGCGAGCGGATCATCCGCTACAAGGGCTTCCTGCGCACCCATGACGATGTCGACGAGGAATATGGCGATGTCGACGAGGACGGGCACACCTTTCTGTTCACGCTCAACGACGAGTACGTGATCGACGCCAACGTCAAGGCCAACGTCGCGCGCTGGATCAACCACAGCTGCGAGCCGAACTGCGAGGCGGTGGTCGAAGAAGACGCCAAGGGCCGGCGCGACAGGGACAAGGTGTTCATCGAGGCGATCCGAGACATCGCGCCCGGCGAGGAGCTGACCTACAACTACGGCATCACCCTGGCCGAGCGTCATACCCCGAAACTGAAGAAGCTCTGGGGCTGCCGCTGTGGTTCGAAGACATGCACCGGGACGATGCTGCAGCCCAAGAAGTGA
- a CDS encoding NAD-dependent epimerase/dehydratase family protein, with the protein MSKILVLGGDGFCGWPTALHLSYLGHDVVIVDNLSRRRIDAEMGAQSLTPISTIDVRLNAWREVSGNVIRFQYVDIAKDYARLAALVDTERPDAIVHFAEQRSAPYSMRGQVEKRYTMDNNVCGTHNLLVALVEADLDCHVVHLGTMGVYGYYGAGFEIPEGYLKVKVPDDNGALIDREILFPTQPGSVYHLTKSVDQLLFQYYAHNDGVRVTDLHQGVVWGTQTQETRLHPALVNRFDYEGEYGTVLNRFLVQAAIGYPLTVHGTGGQTRAFIHVEDTVRCVELAIANPPQRGDRVKILNQAAETLRVRDLAELVSRFTGAVVNFVPNPREEAAENDLRVSNATFRGLGLDPILLTDALLTETLEISDRYVDRVDRSQIRARSAWNKSRRAALEEPDRSSPAHEARPNDEGEGI; encoded by the coding sequence ATGTCCAAGATATTAGTTCTTGGCGGCGACGGTTTCTGCGGTTGGCCTACGGCACTGCATCTGTCCTACCTCGGCCATGACGTTGTGATTGTCGACAACCTCTCGCGGCGACGCATTGACGCGGAGATGGGCGCGCAAAGCCTCACCCCCATCTCGACGATCGACGTGCGGCTGAACGCATGGCGCGAGGTCAGCGGTAACGTCATTCGTTTCCAGTATGTGGATATCGCGAAAGACTATGCGCGTCTGGCTGCGCTCGTCGATACGGAACGTCCCGACGCGATCGTGCATTTTGCCGAGCAACGATCCGCTCCGTATTCGATGCGTGGGCAGGTCGAAAAGCGCTACACGATGGACAATAATGTCTGCGGTACGCACAACCTGCTGGTGGCACTCGTCGAGGCGGACCTGGACTGTCACGTGGTTCACCTCGGCACGATGGGTGTCTACGGCTACTACGGTGCCGGATTCGAGATTCCGGAAGGGTACCTCAAGGTCAAAGTTCCGGACGACAATGGTGCCTTGATCGACCGGGAGATACTTTTCCCGACGCAGCCGGGAAGTGTTTACCACCTGACCAAGTCTGTGGACCAGCTCCTGTTCCAGTATTACGCCCACAACGACGGCGTTCGGGTTACCGATCTTCACCAGGGGGTGGTCTGGGGAACTCAGACGCAGGAAACCCGCCTTCATCCGGCCTTGGTCAACCGCTTCGACTACGAGGGCGAGTATGGGACGGTTCTCAATCGCTTCCTTGTCCAGGCAGCGATTGGCTACCCGCTGACCGTCCACGGTACGGGCGGTCAGACCCGCGCGTTCATCCATGTCGAAGACACGGTCCGGTGCGTCGAACTCGCAATCGCGAACCCGCCGCAACGCGGAGATCGCGTCAAGATTCTTAACCAGGCGGCGGAAACGCTGCGTGTGCGGGATCTTGCAGAGCTGGTTTCCAGGTTCACTGGGGCAGTGGTCAATTTCGTCCCGAATCCCCGCGAGGAAGCTGCCGAAAACGACTTGCGGGTCAGCAACGCCACCTTTCGCGGGCTTGGCCTGGATCCGATCCTGCTGACCGATGCACTGCTCACCGAAACCCTCGAGATTTCGGACCGTTATGTAGACCGGGTTGATCGGAGCCAGATCCGCGCCCGCTCTGCCTGGAACAAGTCACGTCGTGCGGCGCTGGAAGAGCCTGACCGGTCGTCCCCCGCGCACGAAGCACGACCCAACGATGAAGGAGAAGGTATATGA
- a CDS encoding glycosyltransferase: MAGGLASPVALSRAPALLLTFAILALLQLWVFELGHLDHIFYAHDYVLGPYVGFSAVSIRTFMLSFFVAFSIYAAGTARARILFCLDVCLRYIALCLILDMGSIALFAYTGSPFPLLAIQVMAGFAGFAVFAFVIIRRGAMPSPVPVVRGHQPNTRTFWRLGLTGAVATIVSTWAALTPNPLFDELRRITLLGGIGPGIILLLLVWFAQLYVIAIFERNRHLRRDFRPPISIIVPAHNEEYVIGQTIQYIDRAAAYYGQPVEVIVIDNGSQDATAEIARATIQTCRAIQGAVLHVGTPGKAHALNEGVMRASYDFIVRIDADTHVREDNLALAMQNFADPSVGAVGGVPLPPGGGIFDPGRRVEVIVKHGFYSPALSAASGLVGIPGMFVVYRAEAVRSVGQFASGMNGEDTDFSLRIAELGYRTLVDQRIGYVSEVPTSFAHLREQRLRWFRSVYHVSARAHSLISSSNFSVRGKLVLPYMLLNTSRRAMMMPLVAFGVLELLITSASVALPHWQAIVAVLIGSPMLAAALAILANNRPRALLSLPAYVLFRALRSWYTLESALSIPIMSTSTRIQIGRDPWPQSPPPNPRPEEAA, translated from the coding sequence TTGGCCGGCGGTCTGGCGTCTCCAGTGGCGCTGTCGCGCGCGCCAGCGCTCCTGCTGACCTTTGCCATCCTTGCGCTGCTTCAACTGTGGGTGTTCGAGCTTGGTCATCTCGATCACATCTTCTACGCCCACGATTATGTGCTTGGGCCGTACGTCGGGTTCAGCGCGGTCTCGATCCGCACCTTCATGCTGTCCTTCTTCGTCGCATTCTCGATTTACGCGGCAGGAACGGCTCGGGCACGGATCCTGTTCTGTCTCGATGTATGCCTGCGCTATATCGCCTTGTGTCTCATCCTCGACATGGGAAGCATCGCCCTGTTCGCCTACACGGGGTCGCCGTTCCCCCTGCTCGCGATCCAGGTCATGGCCGGTTTCGCCGGCTTCGCGGTATTCGCTTTTGTCATCATCCGGCGTGGCGCCATGCCTTCACCTGTTCCGGTCGTGCGCGGGCATCAGCCCAACACCCGGACGTTCTGGCGCTTGGGACTGACCGGGGCGGTGGCTACGATCGTATCGACATGGGCTGCATTGACGCCCAACCCGCTGTTTGACGAACTGCGCAGGATCACCCTGCTCGGCGGCATCGGCCCCGGGATCATCCTGCTCCTGCTGGTGTGGTTCGCCCAGCTTTACGTGATTGCAATCTTCGAGCGGAATCGCCACTTGCGTCGCGATTTCAGGCCGCCGATTTCGATCATCGTGCCGGCGCATAACGAGGAGTACGTGATCGGCCAGACGATCCAGTACATCGATCGTGCCGCGGCCTATTACGGGCAACCGGTCGAAGTGATCGTCATCGACAACGGATCGCAGGACGCGACGGCGGAGATCGCGCGGGCCACGATCCAAACCTGCCGGGCGATCCAAGGCGCGGTCCTTCATGTCGGCACCCCGGGAAAGGCGCACGCCCTGAACGAAGGGGTCATGCGGGCCAGCTACGACTTCATTGTCCGGATCGACGCGGACACCCATGTCCGCGAGGACAACCTTGCGCTCGCGATGCAGAATTTCGCCGATCCGAGCGTCGGCGCGGTCGGCGGAGTTCCCCTGCCACCGGGCGGCGGAATCTTCGATCCGGGTCGCCGGGTCGAGGTGATCGTCAAGCACGGCTTTTATTCTCCCGCACTCAGCGCAGCGTCCGGCCTGGTCGGGATCCCCGGCATGTTCGTCGTCTATCGCGCGGAAGCAGTGCGCTCGGTCGGGCAGTTCGCATCTGGCATGAACGGTGAGGACACCGACTTCTCCCTGCGGATCGCGGAACTCGGATATCGCACGCTGGTCGACCAGCGCATCGGCTATGTGTCGGAGGTGCCGACCAGCTTCGCCCACCTTCGCGAGCAACGGTTGCGCTGGTTCCGGTCGGTGTATCACGTCAGCGCTCGTGCGCACTCGCTGATCAGTTCCTCCAACTTCAGCGTTCGCGGGAAGCTGGTACTCCCGTACATGCTGCTGAACACCTCGCGTCGGGCCATGATGATGCCGCTGGTCGCATTCGGTGTTCTGGAGCTCCTGATCACGTCGGCGTCGGTGGCGCTCCCGCACTGGCAGGCAATCGTGGCCGTGCTGATCGGCTCTCCAATGCTGGCGGCGGCCCTTGCGATCCTGGCGAATAATCGTCCGCGGGCACTGCTTTCGCTGCCGGCGTACGTCCTCTTCCGCGCACTGCGTTCGTGGTACACGCTGGAATCGGCGCTCAGCATTCCGATCATGTCGACCTCGACGCGGATCCAGATCGGCCGTGACCCCTGGCCGCAAAGCCCGCCACCGAACCCGCGTCCCGAGGAGGCCGCATGA